In one window of Eubalaena glacialis isolate mEubGla1 chromosome 13, mEubGla1.1.hap2.+ XY, whole genome shotgun sequence DNA:
- the LOC133103997 gene encoding 3-hydroxyisobutyrate dehydrogenase, mitochondrial-like — protein MCSRSVASKTPVGFTGVGNMGSPMAKNLMKHGYPLSIYDVFPDACKEFLDAREQVATSPVDVAEKADRIITVLPTSIDAIEAYSGANGILKKVKKGSLLIDSSTIDPMVLKELAKEVEKMGAVFMDAPVSGGVGAARSGNLTFMVGGVAEEFAAAAQQLLGCVGSNVACCGAAGSGQAAKICNNLLLAISMTGTAEAMNLGIRLGLDPKLWAKILNMSSGRCWSSDTYNPVPGVTDGVPLADNYQGGFRTTFMAKDLRLTQDSATSTKS, from the coding sequence ATGTGTTCTAGGTCAGTGGCTTCTAAGACTCCAGTTGGATTCACTGGAGTAGGCAACATGGGGAGTCCAATGGCAAAAAATCTCATGAAACATGGCTATCCACTCAGTATTTATGATGTGTTCCCTGATGCATGCAAAGAGTTTCTAGATGCACGTGAACAGGTAGCGACTTCCCCAGTAGATGTAGCTGAAAAAGCTGACAGAATTATCACAGTGTTGCCCACCAGCATCGATGCGATAGAAGCTTATTCTGGagcaaatggaattctaaaaaaagtgaagaaaggcTCACTGTTAATAGATTCCAGCACTATTGATCCTATGGTTTTGAAAGAATTGGCCAAAGAAGTTGAGAAAATGGGAGCAGTTTTcatggatgcccctgtttctggTGGTGTGGGAGCTGCTCGGTCTGGGAACCTCACGTTTATGGTGGGAGGAGTCGCAGAAGAATTTGCTGCTGCTGCCCAACAGCTGCTGGGATGCGTGGGCTCCAATGTGGCATGTTGTGGAGCTGCTGGGAGTGGGCAGGCTGCAAAGATCTGCAACAACTTGCTGTTAGCTATTAGTATGACCGGAACTGCTGAAGCTATGAATCTGGGAATCAGGTTAGGGCTTGACCCAAAACTCTGGGCTAAAATCCTAAATATGAGCTCAGGACGATGTTGGTCAAGTGACACTTATAATCCTGTACCTGGGGTGACGGATGGAGTTCCCTTGGCTGATAACTATCAGGGTGGATTCAGAACAACATTCATGGCTAAGGATCTGAGATTAACACAAGACTCTGCTACCAGCACGAAGAGCTGA